A single region of the Brachypodium distachyon strain Bd21 chromosome 3, Brachypodium_distachyon_v3.0, whole genome shotgun sequence genome encodes:
- the LOC100827692 gene encoding uncharacterized protein LOC100827692 — translation MRSMDYDISKKPRDQQHKRWRSRALVLLLVLATNIASVLLFSGRSSTVGVCLGEHDWTVRIGNSGKLSFRDLNIMEYALAASHAELVHLHDHLDKANTLVEALLGNRANASNMAATKVEQKQAPTEGFWQRKLTGELKLAVGPHKLPFGFTRNLGSDELFPAMGQACHRFQDELEQYMNYKPLGECPSDEWSAQQLMLKGCEPLPRRRCRPRSPLGYVEPTPLPASLWTIPPDTSILWDAYTCKNYSCLVNRGKTKGHYDCKDCFDLLGGREKDRWLHGDGALDYSIDAVLATRPNGTVRIGLDIGGGSGTFAARMREREVTVVTTSMNFDGPFNSFIASRGLVPIYLSIGHRLPFFDGTLDIVHSMHVLSNWIPDMILEFTLFDIYRVLRPGGLFWLDHFFCLGNQMNTTYVPMFNRVGFNKVWWNAGRKLDRGIELDEWYLSALLEKPRT, via the coding sequence ATGCGCAGCATGGACTACGACATCTCCAAGAAACCTAGAGATCAACAGCACAAGAGATGGAGGTCCAGGGCCTTGGTACTGCTCCTTGTCCTTGCGACAAACATCGCATCCGTCCTTCTCTTCTCCGGCCGCAGCTCCACAGTCGGCGTATGCCTCGGTGAGCATGACTGGACTGTCCGCATCGGGAACTCCGGTAAGCTGTCCTTCCGCGACCTGAACATCATGGAGTATGCGCTCGCAGCGAGCCATGCCGAGCTCGTGCACCTGCACGACCACCTTGACAAGGCCAACACCCTCGTGGAGGCACTCCTGGGCAACAGGGCCAATGCCAGCAACATGGCGGCCACCAAGGTTGAGCAGAAGCAAGCGCCAACCGAAGGGTTTTGGCAACGGAAGCTGACCGGCGAGCTCAAGCTAGCCGTCGGCCCCCACAAGCTTCCATTCGGCTTCACGCGGAACCTTGGATCCGACGAGCTGTTCCCGGCGATGGGGCAAGCATGCCACCGTTTCCAGGACGAGCTGGAGCAGTACATGAACTACAAGCCCCTCGGCGAGTGTCCATCTGACGAGTGGTCTGCGCAGCAGCTCATGCTCAAGGGCTGCGAGCCCCTGCCACGGCGTCGGTGCCGGCCGCGTTCCCCGTTGGGGTACGTCGAGCCAACGCCGCTGCCAGCAAGCCTGTGGACTATACCGCCGGATACCAGCATCCTGTGGGATGCCTACACGTGCAAGAACTACTCCTGCCTGGTGAACCGTGGCAAGACCAAGGGGCACTATGACTGCAAAGATTGCTTCGACCTTCTTGGCGGTCGGGAGAAGGACCGTTGGTTGCACGGTGACGGTGCCCTCGACTACTCCATTGACGCTGTGCTCGCGACGAGACCAAATGGTACTGTGCGCATTGGTCTCGACAtcggtggcgggtctggcacGTTCGCTGCACGCATGCGGGAGCGTGAGGTGACCGTGGTGACCACGTCCATGAACTTCGACGGTCCATTCAACAGCTTCATCGCGTCAAGGGGCCTTGTGCCCATCTACCTCAGCATCGGGCACCGGCTGCCCTTCTTTGATGGCACGCTCGACATCGTGCACTCCATGCACGTACTCAGCAACTGGATCCCAGATATGATCCTCGAGTTCACATTGTTTGACATCTACAGGGTGTTGAGGCCCGGAGGATTGTTCTGGCTAGATCATTTCTTCTGCCTCGGCAACCAGATGAACACGACTTACGTGCCCATGTTCAACCGGGTCGGTTTCAACAAGGTGTGGTGGAATGCTGGTAGGAAGCTGGACAGGGGAATCGAGTTAGACGAGTGGTACCTCTCGGCCCTCCTCGAGAAGCCCAGGACGTAG
- the LOC100823168 gene encoding protein TRANSPARENT TESTA GLABRA 1: MDQPQPQPSAAGADTTANNPHAFTCELPHSIFALAFSPSAPVLAAGSFLEDLHNRVSLLAFDSVHPSATSFRTIPALSFDHPYPPTKLQFNPRAAATPLLASSSDVLRLWHTPLDDLSPSAPAPELRSVLDNRKASASEFCAPLTSFDWNEIEPRRIGTASIDTTCTIWDIDLGVVETQLIAHDKAVHDIAWGEAGVFASVSADGSVRVFDLRDKEHSTIVYESPRPDTPLLRLAWNRYDLRYMAALLMDSSAVVVLDIRAPGVPVAELHRHGACVNAVAWAPQATRHLCSAGDDGQALIWELPEAAVPTEGIDPVLVYDAGAEINQLQWIAAHPDWMGIAIENKVQLLRV; the protein is encoded by the coding sequence ATGGaccagccgcagccgcagccatCGGCAGCCGGGGCGGACACGACGGCGAACAACCCGCACGCCTTCACGTGCGAGCTCCCGCACTCGATCTTTGCGCTGGCCTTCTCCCCCTCCGCgcccgtcctcgccgccggcagctTCCTCGAGGACCTCCACAACCgcgtctccctcctcgccttcGACTCCGTCCACCCCTCCGCCACCTCCTTCCGCACCATCCCCGCCCTCTCCTTCGACCACCCCTACCCACCCACCAAGCTCCAATTCAAcccacgcgccgccgctacgcccctcctcgcctcctcctccgacgtcCTCCGCCTCTGGCACACCCCGCTCGACGATCTCTCCCcctccgcccccgctcccGAGCTCCGTTCCGTCCTCGACAACCGCAAGGCCTCCGCCTCCGAGTTCTGCGCGCCCCTCACCTCCTTCGACTGGAACGAGATCGAGCCCCGCCGGATCGGGACTGCATCCATCGACACCACCTGCACCATCTGGGACATCGACCtcggcgtcgtcgagacgCAGCTCATCGCGCACGACAAGGCCGTGCACGACATCGCCTGGGGCGAGGCTGGCGTCTTTGCGTCCGTCTCCGCCGATGGATCCGTCCGAGTCTTCGACCTCCGGGACAAGGAGCACTCCACCATCGTCTACGAGAGCCCCCGCCCAGACACGCCGCTCCTCCGGCTGGCCTGGAACCGCTATGACCTACGGTACATGGCCGCTCTGCTCATGGACAGCAGCGCCGTCGTCGTGCTCGACATACGCGCGCCCGGGGTGCCCGTGGCCGAGCTGCATCGGCACGGGGCGTGCGTTAACGCGGTCGCCTGGGCACCGCAGGCCACGAGGCACCTCTGCTCGGCAGGTGACGACGGGCAGGCGCTGATCTGGGAGCTGCCCGAGGCGGCGGTGCCTACCGAGGGGATTGATCCGGTGCTTGTTTATGACGCTGGTGCGGAGATAAACCAGCTGCAGTGGATTGCCGCGCATCCGGACTGGATGGGCATTGCCATTGAGAACAAGGTTCAACTTCTCAGGGTCTGA
- the LOC100826461 gene encoding B3 domain-containing protein Os02g0683500 → MEFTATSSSSRFSKGDAEDAEQEEPSRREIPFMTAAASSSAAASASVSASGGSSPPFRSGDGGAGASGSGGGGGGDAEAAEAVEKEHMFDKVVTPSDVGKLNRLVIPKQYAEKYFPLDSAANEKGLLLNFEDSAGKPWRFRYSYWNSSQSYVMTKGWSRFVKEKRLDAGDTVSFSRGARAAADRLFIDWKRRADSHRDHHHPLLRFPGRLSLPMMPLASHYSPWGVGGSGGRSGFFLPPSPPATLYEHRLRQGFDFRGGMNPAMGLGIRQPQLLLFGSATSRMPPHHAHAPPLLLPRAPPLHHYTLQQSTAAGPSSVVLDSVPVIESPTTTATKKRVRLFGVNLDNPHSSGNGAGGDGESSNNHGGRTLSSSLQMPASAAWRPRDPTLRLLEFPSHGAESSPGQSSPSSSSSSKRDARSSALDLDL, encoded by the coding sequence ATGGAGTTCACTGccacaagcagcagcagtaggtTTTCTAAAGGGGATGCGGAGGATGCGGAGCAGGAAGAGCCATCCAGGCGCGAGATCCCGTTCATGACGGCCGCTGCATCCTCTTCTGCGGCGGCTTCGGCGTCCGTGTCCGCGTCAGGAGGAAGCAGCCCTCCCTTTCGATCCggggatggcggcgccggagcgtcgggtagcggcggcggcggcggcggcgatgcggaagcggcggaggcggtggagaaGGAGCACATGTTCGACAAGGTCGTGACGCCGAGCGACGTGGGGAAGCTGAACCGGCTGGTGATCCCGAAGCAGTACGCGGAGAAGTACTTCCCGCTGGACTCGGCGGCCAACGAGAAGGGCCTGCTGCTCAACTTCGAGGACAGCGCGGGCAAGCCGTGGCGCTTCCGCTACTCCTACTGGAACAGCAGCCAGAGCTACGTCATGACCAAAGGCTGGAGCCGCTTCGTCAAGGAGAAGCGCCTCGACGCCGGGGACACCGTCTCCTTCTCCcgcggcgcccgcgccgccgccgaccgcctcTTCATCGATTGGAAGCGCCGCGCCGACTCCCACCGAGATCATCACCACCCGCTCCTCCGCTTCCCCGGCCGCCTCTCGCTCCCGATGATGCCGCTCGCGTCGCACTACAGCCCGTGGGGcgttggcggcagcggcggcagatcAGGGTTCTTCctgccgccctcgccgcccgccACGCTCTACGAGCACCGCCTCCGCCAGGGCTTCGACTTCCGCGGCGGCATGAACCCCGCCATGGGATTGGGGATCAGGCAGCcgcagctcctcctcttcggctCGGCCACGTCCAGGATGCCTCCGCATCACGCGCACGCGCCACCGCTTCTcctgccgcgcgcgccgccgctgcaccACTACACGCTGCAAcagagcaccgccgccgggccGTCCTCGGTGGTGCTCGACTCGGTGCCGGTCATCGAGAgcccgacgacgacggccacgAAGAAGCGCGTGCGGTTGTTCGGCGTGAACCTCGACAACCCGCATTCGTCGGGAAATGGTgcaggcggcgacggcgagtcGAGTAATAACCATGGCGGCAGGACGCTGTCGTCGTCATTGCAGATGCCCGCATCGGCGGCATGGCGACCAAGGGACCCTACGCTGAGGCTTCTCGAATTTCCTTCGCACGGCGCCGAGTCCTCCCCAGGCCAATCGtccccgtcgtcgtcgtcgtcttccaaGAGGGATGCGCGTTCATCGGCTTTGGATCTCGATCTGTGA
- the LOC100823472 gene encoding mitochondrial import inner membrane translocase subunit Tim13: MDSFSSPSMSSSGSPPNTEALMDQIKAQLAQAYAQEFLETVGNKCFAKCVTKPGSSLSGSESSCVSRCVERYIEATGIISRALFSSQR, encoded by the exons ATGGACTCCTTCTCGTCGCCGTCGATGTCGTCGTCCGGGTCGCCCCCCAACACGGAGGCGCTCATGGACCAGATCAAGGCGCAGCTCGCTCAGGCTTATGCCCAGGAGTTTCTTGAG ACTGTTGGAAACAAGTGCTTCGCAAAGTGCGTGACTAAGCCAGGATCAAGCTTGAGTGGAAGCGAGAGCAGTTGTGTGTCACGCTGTGTTGAACGTTACATTGAGGCAACTGGTATCATCAGCCGAGCTCTGTTCAGCTCCCAACGTTAA
- the LOC100827083 gene encoding uncharacterized protein LOC100827083, with translation MCLCLQTQTLVISAPQTLAAAMAFLAGASSIGSPFALAFSSHRRNDLPMAVKATASSNSVSTHPFISSLRLAASAAVLLAATSPAIACTPSPPPPPPALTVTVSPEDAIPGDCHPFEKLIIETAALSRFGDAEAARSRLSAAGGGEHYARLFAAQTLFVDGKVEEAIAAFEELAREDPGDYRPLFCQGVLYSMLGRETESDSILERCRLIAGDKFGGGFAMPVSAAEEARLEAAESAAEKTETEVEGEKL, from the coding sequence ATGTGTCTCTGCCTCCAAACTCAAACCTTGGTAATCTCCGCGCctcaaaccctagccgccgccatggccttcctcgccggcgcATCATCCATCGGTAGCCCCTTCGccctcgccttctcctcaCATCGCCGGAATGATCTTCCCATGGCCGTCAAAGCCACCGCCAGCTCGAACTCGGTTTCAACCCACCCCTTTATCTCCtccctccgcctcgccgcctccgccgcggtcCTCCTCGCGGCTACCTCCCCGGCCATCGCGTGCaccccctcgccgcctccccctccccccgcgCTAACCGTAACGGTCTCACCCGAGGACGCCATCCCCGGCGACTGCCACCCCTTCGAGAAGCTCATCATTGAGACCGCCGCCCTCTCCCGTTTCGGCGATGCGGAGGCCGCGAGGTCccgcctctccgccgccgggggCGGCGAGCACTACGCCCGCCTCTTCGCGGCGCAGACGCTCTTTGTGGACGGaaaggtggaggaggcgatCGCGGCCTTCGAGGAGCTCGCGCGGGAGGACCCCGGCGACTACCGCCCCCTGTTCTGCCAGGGCGTGCTGTATTCTATGCTGGGCAGGGAGACGGAATCGGATTCGATTCTCGAGCGCTGCCGGCTGATCGCCGGTGACAAATTCGGCGGCGGTTTTGCAATGCCGGTCTCGGCTGCCGAGGAGGCGCGACTAGAAGCAGCAGAGTCAGCGGCAGAGAAGACGGAAACGGAGGTCGAAGGGGAAAAGCTGTGA
- the LOC100826775 gene encoding tobamovirus multiplication protein 3, with product MASAAPVPMPAVFAGWWERVNGSPAWQDGIFWALAALYGLVAASSFIQVARIQQRVPEYGWTTQKVFQFLNFVVNGARCSVFAFRRQVQQVNPQIFQHVILDLPGLAFFTTYAMLALFWAEISYQARGLDTDGLRSGFYAINGVIYAIRVKQVLLWGLLWWNPNPSMLILSKLFVAGLSFSAALGFLLYGGRLFLMLKRFPIESKGRQQKLSEVGRVAAICSCCFLARCVMMCFNAFDKEADLDVLDHPILNFVYYLLVEILPSSLVLYILRRIPSKLRLSQYHPLSSG from the exons atggcatcggcggcgccggtgcctATGCCGGCGGTCTTCGCGGGGTGGTGGGAGCGCGTGAACGGCTCGCCGGCGTGGCAGGACGGGATCTTCTGGGCCCTCGCCGCCCTCTACGGCCTCGTCGCTGCCTCCTCCTTC ATCCAAGTTGCCAGAATACAGCAAAGAGTTCCTGAATATGGCTGGACAACACAAAAGGTCTTCCAATTCCTTAATTTTGTGGTTAATGGAG CAAGGTGTTCTGTTTTCGCTTTCCGTCGCCAAGTTCAACAAGTGAATCCTCAG ATCTTTCAGCATGTTATTCTTGATCTGCCGGGGCTTGCATTTTTCACTACCTACGCAATGTTGGCACTTTTCTGGGCTGAAATATCTTATCAAGCACGTGGTCTAGACACTGATGGCCTGAGATCAGGTTTCTACGCTATTAATGGTGTCATTTATGCAATACGGGTAAAGCAG GTTCTGTTGTGGGGATTGTTGTGGTGGAATCCAAATCCATCTATGCTCATCCTTTCAAAGCTATTTGTTGCTGGCCTGTCCTTTTCCGCTGCCCTGGGTTTTCTGCTTTATGGAGGAAG GTTATTCCTCATGTTGAAACGTTTCCCTATTGAGTCAAAAGGGAGGCAACAAAAACTGAGTGAGGTTGGCAGAGTGGCTGCTATTTGTTCCTGTTGTTTTTTGGCACGATGTGTGATG ATGTGTTTCAATGCCTTTGATAAAGAAGCTGACCTCGATGTTCTTGACCATCCAATTCTAAATTTCGTCTATTACTTG CTTGTGGAAATTCTTCCTTCATCTCTTGTCCTGTACATTCTGAGGAGAATCCCTTCCAAGCTACGGCTCTCACAGTACCATCCCCTCAGCAGCGGCTAG